The following proteins are encoded in a genomic region of Synechococcus sp. ROS8604:
- the stpA gene encoding glucosylglycerol 3-phosphatase has product MAPLSLDALRDEMSAETDLLIVQDLDGVCMPLVKDPLTRSLRADYVQAAAAMQNKFSVLTNGEHEGRRGVNRLVEKALGDNQKAQQEGLYLPGLAAGGVQFQDRFGMVCHPGVSDEEMSFLESVPQRMEDLLRFKLSQVLPDLQGQALEEELKLAILDTQVSPTINLNSLFSRIQGDVDRQKQLQLMLSDLMDALMSAAAEAGLPKSFFLHVAPNLGLDASGEERIKPAVPGDVGTTDIQFMLKGAIKEVGLLVLINRHIAQKTGTAPLGERFNVRNAPHDHQALLDLCHQHIKRDAIPMLVGVGDTVTSTPCPLGNGWLRGGSDRGFLTLLQQLGASYDRPARVVLVDSSHGEVDRPNLSNSQLSGISDPDDPLRFDCLVKGGPNEYVDWFKTLPHSCTDAE; this is encoded by the coding sequence ATGGCACCACTAAGCCTTGATGCACTCCGTGACGAAATGAGTGCGGAGACAGACTTGCTGATCGTGCAAGACCTCGACGGAGTTTGCATGCCCCTTGTCAAAGATCCGCTCACCCGCAGCCTTCGCGCTGATTACGTGCAAGCGGCGGCAGCGATGCAAAACAAGTTCAGCGTGCTGACGAACGGTGAACATGAGGGGAGGCGAGGTGTAAACCGACTCGTTGAAAAAGCCCTAGGCGACAACCAGAAGGCCCAACAGGAGGGGCTCTACCTGCCAGGGCTGGCCGCGGGAGGCGTTCAATTTCAAGACCGATTTGGCATGGTTTGCCACCCCGGGGTCAGCGATGAGGAAATGAGCTTCCTGGAATCCGTGCCTCAAAGGATGGAAGATCTATTGCGCTTCAAACTGAGTCAAGTCCTGCCTGATTTACAGGGCCAAGCACTCGAGGAAGAACTCAAGCTCGCCATTCTTGATACGCAAGTCTCACCAACCATCAATCTGAACAGTCTGTTCAGCAGGATCCAAGGAGACGTGGATCGCCAAAAACAGCTGCAATTGATGTTGTCCGATTTGATGGATGCCCTGATGTCAGCCGCTGCAGAGGCTGGACTACCCAAGTCATTTTTTCTACACGTCGCTCCAAACCTGGGACTTGATGCCTCTGGTGAGGAACGAATCAAACCGGCAGTACCTGGCGATGTTGGAACCACTGACATCCAATTCATGCTGAAGGGAGCCATCAAAGAAGTGGGATTGCTCGTGCTCATCAATCGGCACATCGCACAAAAAACCGGGACTGCACCACTTGGTGAGAGGTTCAATGTGCGCAACGCGCCCCACGATCATCAAGCCCTGCTGGATCTTTGTCATCAGCACATCAAACGCGATGCCATTCCGATGCTGGTTGGCGTCGGTGACACCGTGACATCCACGCCCTGTCCACTGGGTAATGGTTGGTTGCGAGGAGGAAGCGACAGAGGCTTTTTAACCCTTCTTCAACAACTCGGTGCAAGTTATGACCGGCCAGCCCGTGTTGTTCTTGTGGACAGCAGTCATGGAGAAGTCGATCGCCCGAATTTGAGCAACAGCCAGCTGTCAGGGATCAGCGATCCTGACGACCCA
- a CDS encoding glutathione S-transferase family protein, producing MVLTLYGGPKTRASLPRWYMEEKDISYQLIELDHQKGENYNTEFLAINPFGKLPTLIDSSISMPNREPLTLFESGAILLHLAEQYSEDIQTIEHKALTSQWLQFANSTLSIAMLVPRHREKEFPRLMKELDCQLETGQPLVGNIWGAADCAIQAYLAYLPLMFPQVDLTPYPSIRTTIKHVERRPAYRKAMGNLR from the coding sequence ATGGTGTTGACGCTTTACGGAGGCCCAAAAACGAGGGCAAGTCTGCCACGTTGGTACATGGAGGAAAAAGACATCTCCTATCAATTAATCGAACTGGATCATCAGAAGGGCGAGAACTACAACACAGAATTCCTCGCAATCAACCCATTCGGAAAACTTCCAACACTGATCGATTCAAGTATTTCAATGCCAAATAGAGAACCCCTCACCCTCTTTGAAAGCGGAGCAATCCTTTTGCACTTGGCAGAGCAATATAGCGAAGACATCCAAACAATTGAACACAAAGCTCTTACAAGCCAGTGGTTACAGTTTGCCAACTCAACCCTATCAATTGCCATGCTTGTTCCAAGGCATCGAGAGAAAGAATTTCCGCGTCTCATGAAAGAGTTGGATTGCCAATTAGAAACAGGTCAACCCCTTGTAGGGAACATCTGGGGAGCAGCGGATTGCGCTATTCAGGCTTATCTAGCTTATTTACCTCTAATGTTTCCCCAGGTCGATCTAACTCCCTATCCATCAATTCGAACAACAATCAAACATGTTGAGCGTCGTCCCGCTTATCGCAAAGCCATGGGAAATCTGCGCTAA
- a CDS encoding AAA family ATPase, whose product MRLIRSEFTSVRRHQELVLDFAPGLTVIGGANESGKSSLVEALHRTLFVRAAASGTAAQDLRSQLHAGHPQIKLEFEASQQHWTLLKRFSGPSGTTQLAAKGQAALIGSAAEDQLAHLLGVDEILNSRQVNKTLPSRWAHLWVKQGESGRDLLSLGHEHYDLNSLIECLEQQAEQSLQSPLDQRVHTQLERLVSESLSSRGVRQQSELWKRQEALKAAKEHHASSLEQLQGFELSCDELDRVETKLRALEREQLPELRRQRQRLLQWQEALQQLKPLTLQQQQLEKSCASLRQLAADSTACERSLASLERELKDLETTCNAASNQIKAAQKRTAELEQKKQTLEEQGLLLRQRKDRDDLQRRLESVHQQDQERQRLTEQQQQLNAALNKIDAGTAQDLQQLHKTQEELRAIAIRIESMASKVLVESADQTISIEGSDLKEGESCEQAGVFRIGVGEHVRLKISPGEGTGLASLENTQKTLQSALQAGLKRWNASSVEEAQQRNEQRNHLLQQQALLKAQLTQLAPPPGHKVPNLEELRLQLDALNQGLPANGLKPSSDDEKDLETCRIHYRELKDESNTHQQQMRQLEVQHNAEQKQWQQKRLQQERLKAEQEQRLKQHQTLEQEVGSQEQLAELIQTLINQQQALKAHIQDLQRPIPGQEICDPKAELETLDRLEHQLTEQRHELGSQRGALLERCDSLGQSDLHSAVAEASAKLDLAMQAEQQEALLVRARSHLLQLFQQARSDLSQRYSNPLKQNINQVLQPLLGNPKDGCSLGYDPQDGLQQLGLQREGTLFAFQQLSGGMKEQLNAALRIAIADTLKERHGGCLPLLFDDGFTNTDAQRLQGVLKMLQEAVSRGLQVIVLSCDPDPYKSVADNVIMID is encoded by the coding sequence ATGCGGCTGATTCGCAGTGAGTTCACCAGCGTTCGCCGCCATCAAGAACTGGTTCTTGATTTTGCTCCAGGGTTAACGGTCATTGGCGGAGCCAATGAAAGCGGCAAAAGTTCCCTGGTAGAGGCACTGCATCGAACCCTGTTTGTGCGTGCGGCCGCCAGTGGGACGGCAGCGCAGGATCTGCGTTCCCAGCTCCATGCCGGCCACCCCCAAATCAAGCTGGAATTTGAAGCCAGCCAACAACACTGGACCCTGCTCAAACGCTTCAGCGGACCCAGTGGCACCACCCAATTGGCAGCCAAAGGGCAGGCGGCTCTGATTGGATCAGCCGCTGAGGATCAGCTAGCCCACTTGCTCGGCGTTGACGAGATCCTCAACAGCAGGCAGGTGAACAAAACATTGCCCAGCCGCTGGGCCCATCTTTGGGTCAAGCAGGGTGAATCGGGTCGCGACTTGCTGAGCCTCGGCCATGAGCACTACGACCTCAACAGCTTGATCGAATGCTTGGAACAACAAGCCGAGCAATCACTGCAATCACCCTTGGATCAACGCGTTCACACCCAACTCGAACGCCTGGTCTCCGAAAGCTTGAGCAGCCGAGGCGTTCGTCAGCAAAGCGAACTGTGGAAGCGGCAAGAAGCTCTTAAAGCCGCCAAGGAGCATCACGCTTCAAGCCTGGAACAACTGCAGGGGTTTGAGCTGTCCTGTGATGAGCTCGATCGGGTTGAAACCAAGCTGCGCGCCCTGGAACGCGAGCAATTGCCTGAACTCCGACGACAGCGCCAGCGATTGCTTCAGTGGCAGGAAGCGCTTCAACAATTGAAGCCACTCACCCTGCAGCAGCAGCAACTCGAAAAAAGCTGCGCCAGCTTGCGCCAGCTTGCGGCTGACAGCACTGCCTGTGAGCGCAGCCTGGCCAGCTTGGAGCGTGAACTCAAAGATTTAGAGACGACCTGCAACGCGGCCAGCAACCAAATCAAAGCGGCACAGAAGCGGACCGCAGAACTCGAACAAAAAAAACAAACCCTGGAAGAACAGGGGCTCTTGCTGAGACAACGAAAGGACCGCGATGACCTGCAACGGCGCCTTGAGAGTGTCCATCAGCAGGATCAGGAACGCCAACGCTTAACCGAACAGCAACAGCAACTCAACGCGGCGCTCAACAAGATCGATGCCGGGACCGCCCAAGACCTGCAGCAACTGCACAAAACCCAAGAGGAGCTTCGGGCCATCGCGATTCGCATCGAGAGCATGGCCTCCAAAGTTTTGGTGGAATCGGCAGATCAGACCATTTCCATTGAGGGATCAGATCTGAAGGAAGGTGAATCATGCGAACAAGCAGGGGTCTTCCGCATTGGCGTTGGAGAGCACGTCCGTCTAAAGATCAGCCCAGGCGAAGGAACAGGACTCGCCTCACTCGAAAACACACAAAAGACCCTACAAAGTGCCTTGCAAGCTGGCTTAAAGCGTTGGAACGCAAGCTCCGTTGAGGAGGCTCAACAACGCAACGAACAACGCAACCACCTTCTCCAACAGCAAGCACTCTTAAAAGCCCAATTAACACAACTGGCTCCTCCTCCAGGACACAAAGTCCCCAATCTCGAGGAGTTACGTCTCCAGTTGGATGCCCTCAATCAAGGTCTTCCAGCCAACGGTCTGAAACCCAGTTCAGATGATGAAAAAGACCTAGAAACGTGCCGGATTCACTACCGAGAGTTGAAAGACGAAAGCAACACTCATCAACAACAAATGCGGCAACTGGAAGTTCAGCACAATGCCGAACAGAAACAATGGCAGCAGAAGCGTCTCCAGCAAGAACGACTCAAAGCAGAGCAGGAGCAACGTTTAAAGCAACATCAAACACTTGAACAAGAGGTGGGATCGCAGGAACAACTCGCAGAATTGATCCAAACATTGATCAATCAACAACAGGCATTGAAAGCTCATATTCAGGACCTTCAACGACCCATCCCAGGGCAAGAGATCTGCGATCCAAAAGCGGAATTAGAAACGCTTGATCGCCTAGAGCATCAGCTCACAGAGCAACGTCATGAGCTGGGGAGCCAGCGTGGTGCACTCCTGGAACGATGCGACTCTCTTGGACAGAGTGATCTCCACTCCGCAGTGGCAGAAGCCTCAGCAAAGCTCGACTTAGCCATGCAAGCTGAACAGCAGGAAGCCCTCTTGGTCCGCGCCCGTAGCCATCTACTTCAACTCTTTCAACAAGCGCGCAGTGATCTCTCTCAGCGCTATTCCAATCCGCTTAAACAGAACATCAATCAGGTCCTTCAACCCCTGCTGGGCAACCCAAAAGACGGCTGTTCGCTTGGGTATGACCCACAAGATGGCTTGCAACAACTAGGCCTACAACGGGAGGGAACGCTCTTTGCCTTTCAGCAATTAAGCGGCGGGATGAAAGAACAATTGAATGCAGCCCTACGCATCGCGATTGCCGACACCCTCAAAGAGCGGCATGGGGGCTGTCTTCCCCTGCTCTTCGACGACGGCTTCACTAACACGGATGCTCAGCGCTTGCAGGGCGTTTTGAAGATGTTGCAAGAAGCCGTTTCAAGGGGCCTCCAGGTGATTGTTCTGAGCTGTGATCCTGATCCCTACAAATCCGTGGCGGACAACGTCATCATGATTGATTAA
- a CDS encoding DNA repair exonuclease — protein sequence MTNRMRLKTKQCRVSADPPALSVRKKSREAAAWGQNTHSATVPRFLHTADWQIGKPYHWIEDPQKRARLQQERINAVSRIASTASEHNLDAVLVAGDLFDSSTVAPGIVMEVMEAIASISCPVLVIPGNHDHGGAGGIWQRRDVQRQMRERCPNLQLLLQKEPQVMAGMVILPCPLLRQRDSRSPADWLESLNWSALPHDQPRVVLAHGSVQGFGAEGQVNQLHLDRWPEEEVDYIALGDWHALTQMNPRAWYSGTPEPDRFPTSSHDQRSQALLVDVHRQRTPEVTPMATGAMSWHRIDATLNSGADLQGLKKTIASSVGRKVGKDLVRIELSGQLSFQEHQQLQQDLQDLDQQLLHLRIRGMPKRRPEPGEFQRFLQRDDAPLIRGITTELAAELDDNSATAPGAEHNAADRAMLEQALLELQRIVLEEAEDQEASCG from the coding sequence ATGACGAATCGCATGAGACTCAAGACGAAACAATGCCGTGTATCTGCTGATCCGCCAGCGCTGAGTGTGCGGAAAAAGAGCCGGGAAGCGGCAGCATGGGGTCAGAACACCCACTCAGCAACGGTGCCACGTTTTCTTCACACGGCTGACTGGCAAATCGGCAAGCCGTATCACTGGATTGAGGATCCTCAAAAACGAGCCCGACTTCAGCAAGAACGGATCAATGCCGTATCCCGTATCGCTTCAACAGCAAGCGAACACAACCTTGATGCCGTCCTGGTAGCCGGTGATCTATTCGACTCGAGCACGGTGGCGCCAGGCATTGTGATGGAGGTGATGGAAGCCATCGCTTCGATCAGCTGTCCTGTGCTGGTCATTCCTGGAAACCATGACCATGGAGGTGCTGGTGGCATCTGGCAGCGCCGAGATGTGCAACGTCAAATGCGGGAGCGTTGCCCGAACTTGCAGCTTCTCCTGCAAAAAGAGCCTCAGGTCATGGCAGGCATGGTGATACTGCCTTGCCCGTTGCTGCGCCAAAGAGACAGTCGCAGCCCCGCAGATTGGCTGGAATCCCTGAACTGGAGTGCGTTGCCCCACGATCAGCCCAGGGTCGTACTCGCCCATGGTTCCGTTCAGGGCTTTGGTGCAGAGGGACAGGTCAACCAATTGCATCTCGATCGATGGCCTGAAGAGGAGGTGGACTACATCGCTCTAGGGGATTGGCATGCCCTGACCCAAATGAACCCACGCGCTTGGTATTCCGGCACCCCTGAACCCGATCGTTTCCCCACAAGTTCTCACGACCAACGCTCGCAAGCCCTTCTGGTGGACGTGCACCGACAACGGACCCCAGAGGTCACTCCGATGGCAACAGGGGCCATGTCATGGCACAGGATCGACGCCACGCTGAACAGTGGGGCTGATCTTCAAGGCCTCAAAAAAACAATCGCGTCCTCTGTAGGGCGCAAGGTTGGGAAAGATCTTGTGAGGATTGAGCTCAGCGGCCAACTTTCTTTTCAAGAGCACCAACAGTTGCAACAGGATTTGCAAGATTTAGATCAACAACTTCTCCACCTCAGAATTCGCGGGATGCCCAAGCGCAGGCCGGAACCAGGAGAATTTCAAAGATTTCTGCAACGCGACGATGCGCCCTTGATCAGGGGCATCACAACAGAGCTTGCAGCTGAATTGGATGACAACAGCGCTACCGCCCCCGGCGCTGAGCACAACGCAGCAGATCGGGCCATGCTCGAACAAGCGCTGCTCGAATTGCAGAGGATTGTGCTGGAAGAAGCAGAGGATCAGGAGGCTTCATGCGGCTGA
- a CDS encoding phosphotransferase enzyme family protein: MRFVMADATTRLYPSLDAIAGLFHPPEQITSIDTLGSGNVNDTFLVSLAADADCRAFVMQRLNTSVFEKPELVMRNLLALGTHVQQRLATDPPELAGRRWEIPKVLPTRHRKGHWVEHNGEFWRSISYIGAATTSDVIRDAGHAREVGYGLGMFHHLISDLPTGDLADTLEGFHITPSYLNHFDTVCRDQTQWIEKQLSLDPRLKSALDFVERRRDCVDVLEAACARGELQRRPIHGDPKINNVMLDERSGRAVGLIDLDTVKPGLVHYDIGDCLRSCCNPLGEETLQVEMVRFDLNLCRAILEGYLTMGRSFLSDQDFRYLPDCIRLIPFELGLRFLTDYLDGDRYFRTDRPSHNLDRALVQFALTQSIEVQGDDLQLMIRELSGAC, encoded by the coding sequence ATGCGATTCGTCATGGCCGATGCCACCACCAGGCTTTACCCATCGCTTGACGCGATTGCAGGACTGTTTCATCCGCCCGAGCAAATCACCTCGATTGACACGCTTGGCTCTGGAAACGTGAACGACACCTTTTTGGTGTCCCTGGCAGCGGATGCGGATTGTCGGGCCTTTGTCATGCAGCGTCTGAACACAAGCGTGTTCGAAAAGCCCGAGCTGGTCATGCGCAATTTGCTTGCCTTGGGCACGCATGTGCAACAACGTTTGGCGACCGATCCCCCTGAATTGGCTGGACGGCGTTGGGAGATTCCAAAGGTTCTCCCCACACGCCATCGCAAAGGCCATTGGGTTGAGCACAACGGTGAGTTTTGGCGCTCGATTTCCTACATCGGAGCGGCCACCACGAGTGATGTGATCCGCGATGCTGGCCATGCCCGAGAGGTGGGGTATGGATTGGGAATGTTCCATCACCTGATCAGTGATTTACCCACTGGCGACTTGGCAGACACCCTTGAAGGCTTCCATATCACTCCCAGCTATCTCAACCATTTCGACACTGTTTGCCGAGATCAAACCCAGTGGATTGAGAAGCAGTTATCTCTCGATCCGCGCCTGAAAAGTGCGCTTGATTTCGTGGAACGTCGTCGCGACTGCGTGGATGTGTTGGAGGCGGCTTGTGCACGCGGTGAGCTGCAACGACGCCCGATTCATGGAGATCCCAAGATCAACAATGTGATGCTCGATGAGCGCAGTGGTCGCGCGGTGGGATTAATCGATCTGGATACGGTCAAGCCCGGATTGGTGCACTACGACATCGGCGATTGTTTGCGTTCTTGCTGTAACCCTCTTGGCGAAGAGACCTTGCAGGTTGAGATGGTGAGGTTCGATCTCAACCTCTGTCGGGCGATTCTTGAGGGCTACCTCACGATGGGCCGTTCTTTTCTTTCCGACCAGGATTTTCGCTATCTACCAGACTGCATTCGTTTGATTCCGTTTGAGCTTGGGTTGCGCTTTTTAACCGACTATCTGGATGGCGATCGTTACTTCCGAACAGATCGGCCTTCTCACAATTTGGATCGAGCCTTGGTGCAATTCGCGCTGACCCAATCGATCGAAGTCCAGGGGGATGACCTTCAGCTCATGATTCGCGAACTTTCAGGAGCGTGCTGA
- a CDS encoding DOMON-like domain-containing protein codes for MSRHPVMVRQVCPLLPQEPQESPNLLLSAEFVWREGGVLELSYNLRPSQRDSDLLALALPCLEPTSGPATGSVTGSLQGDRRDELWKHSCFEAFIGLPDSQQYWELNVSPLGHWNLYSFERYRQSGSGLVEALPPAVTVRQTRRDFRCDVVLDLRPWWPIEGMPELGLTMVLEETNGRLSYWALSHPGEAADFHDRRSFLTC; via the coding sequence ATGTCGCGCCATCCCGTGATGGTTCGGCAGGTTTGCCCGCTCCTTCCGCAAGAACCCCAAGAATCACCCAATCTTTTGCTCAGTGCTGAGTTTGTTTGGCGTGAAGGAGGCGTTCTTGAACTCAGCTACAACCTTCGTCCTTCCCAGCGTGATAGCGATTTGCTCGCGCTTGCGTTGCCTTGCTTAGAGCCAACATCAGGTCCAGCGACAGGTTCAGTTACAGGTTCATTGCAGGGGGATCGCCGCGATGAGCTTTGGAAGCACAGTTGCTTTGAGGCGTTCATCGGGTTGCCCGACTCTCAGCAGTATTGGGAATTAAACGTATCGCCGTTGGGTCACTGGAATCTGTACAGCTTTGAGCGCTATCGACAGAGTGGCTCTGGCTTGGTTGAGGCCTTGCCACCAGCCGTCACCGTCCGACAAACGCGACGGGACTTTCGTTGTGATGTGGTCTTGGATTTACGTCCTTGGTGGCCGATTGAGGGCATGCCTGAACTGGGCTTGACGATGGTCCTCGAGGAAACCAATGGCCGTCTCAGCTATTGGGCGCTCTCCCATCCAGGGGAGGCTGCAGACTTTCATGACCGTCGCAGCTTTTTGACCTGTTGA
- a CDS encoding lytic transglycosylase domain-containing protein — protein MMTSVRRLLISLSLVAIPLAWGCGSPALQDPKNQEQGVSEQVEPTELALPALPTSPDLPRAPSGAHYPLFPANPDQLAQLLSEIELAIRNPDVSSEAIPPLAHQQQVLYRVLSHRPALANQVRSKLDERWRWVFDQHIAARRSFLAMHRGPASSTLPAWRIQTPAPPDQLLKAYRSASASTGIDWEILAAVNLVETGMGRIDGISVANAQGPMQFLPTTWTEPGIGRGGDIRDPWDAIHAAARYLVRRGGLQDIRKGLWGYNNSDHYGRAVVHYADLLKRDPLAYRGLYHWQIHYASSVGDLWLHEGYNQQQPTNVLEYLRQNPHSRPAG, from the coding sequence ATGATGACTTCAGTCCGCCGCCTCCTGATCTCTCTTTCCCTCGTGGCGATTCCCCTGGCCTGGGGCTGTGGCTCCCCTGCCCTCCAGGACCCCAAAAATCAAGAGCAGGGAGTCTCGGAACAGGTTGAACCAACGGAGCTCGCTCTTCCAGCTCTCCCTACAAGCCCAGATCTTCCCCGCGCTCCTTCAGGAGCGCACTATCCGCTGTTTCCGGCGAACCCTGATCAGCTCGCTCAATTGTTGTCAGAGATTGAGCTGGCCATACGCAATCCCGACGTCTCCTCAGAGGCCATACCCCCTCTGGCTCATCAGCAACAGGTGCTCTATCGGGTGTTGTCGCATCGCCCTGCTCTCGCCAATCAGGTGAGATCCAAGCTCGATGAGCGCTGGCGCTGGGTGTTTGATCAGCACATCGCAGCTCGGCGCTCGTTTCTCGCCATGCATCGTGGCCCTGCTTCCTCCACGCTTCCGGCCTGGCGGATTCAGACTCCGGCTCCTCCAGATCAATTGCTCAAGGCTTACCGCAGTGCTTCAGCGTCCACAGGGATCGACTGGGAGATTCTGGCTGCTGTGAATTTGGTCGAAACGGGGATGGGTCGCATTGATGGCATTTCCGTCGCCAATGCTCAAGGTCCCATGCAATTTCTACCGACAACCTGGACGGAACCTGGAATTGGCAGGGGTGGTGACATTCGCGATCCATGGGATGCCATCCATGCGGCGGCACGCTATTTGGTGCGCCGTGGTGGTCTTCAGGACATCCGAAAAGGGCTCTGGGGATACAACAACAGTGATCATTACGGCAGGGCTGTGGTCCATTACGCCGACCTGTTGAAACGGGATCCTCTCGCCTATCGCGGTTTGTATCACTGGCAAATTCACTACGCCTCGTCGGTGGGTGATCTCTGGCTTCATGAGGGGTACAACCAGCAACAGCCCACAAACGTCTTGGAGTATTTGCGTCAAAACCCGCACAGTCGTCCTGCAGGTTGA
- a CDS encoding O-acetylhomoserine aminocarboxypropyltransferase/cysteine synthase family protein — MTSQRFETLQLHAGQVPDPTTNSRAVPIYQTSSYVFNNAEHGANLFGLKEFGNIYTRLMNPTTDVFEKRVAALEGGVAAVATASGQSAQFLAITNCMQAGDNFVSTSFLYGGTYNQFKVQFPRLGIQVKFADGDDVASFAAQIDDNTKAIYVEAMGNPRFNIPDFAGLSALAKERGIPLIVDNTLGAAGALIRPIEHGADVVVESATKWIGGHGTSLGGVIVDAGTFNWGNGKFPLMSQPSAAYHGLVHWDAFGFGSDICKMLGLPDERNIAFALRARVECLRDWGPAISPFNSFLLLQGLETLSLRVERHAQNAMALASWLQEHSSVAHVSYPGLSNDPYHASAKRYLTNRGMGCMLMFSLKGGYDDAVRFIDSLKLASHLANVGDSKTLVIHPASTTHQQLSADEQASAGVTPTMVRVSVGLEHIDDIKADFEQALAS, encoded by the coding sequence TTGACATCACAACGTTTCGAGACCCTTCAGTTGCATGCTGGTCAGGTCCCTGACCCCACGACAAACTCTCGGGCGGTCCCGATCTACCAGACCAGCTCCTACGTGTTCAACAACGCTGAGCACGGCGCCAACTTGTTTGGGTTGAAGGAATTCGGGAACATCTACACCCGGTTGATGAATCCCACGACGGATGTCTTTGAAAAGCGCGTTGCTGCTTTGGAAGGTGGGGTGGCGGCTGTCGCCACCGCCTCGGGGCAGTCAGCTCAGTTTTTGGCGATCACAAACTGCATGCAGGCAGGAGACAACTTTGTTTCCACGTCCTTTCTGTACGGCGGCACCTACAACCAATTCAAGGTGCAATTTCCGCGCCTAGGAATCCAGGTCAAGTTTGCTGATGGCGACGATGTCGCCAGCTTTGCGGCGCAGATTGATGACAACACCAAGGCGATCTATGTGGAAGCGATGGGCAACCCCCGCTTCAACATTCCCGACTTCGCTGGCCTCTCTGCACTCGCGAAGGAACGGGGCATTCCTCTGATTGTCGACAACACCCTCGGAGCGGCGGGAGCCTTGATTCGACCGATTGAGCATGGCGCTGATGTGGTGGTGGAGAGTGCGACGAAATGGATTGGTGGTCACGGCACCAGCCTTGGTGGAGTGATTGTGGATGCCGGCACCTTCAACTGGGGCAATGGCAAGTTCCCGTTGATGAGTCAGCCGAGCGCCGCGTATCACGGCCTTGTGCACTGGGATGCCTTTGGTTTCGGGAGTGACATCTGCAAAATGCTGGGGTTACCCGATGAACGCAACATCGCCTTTGCGCTCAGAGCAAGGGTGGAATGTCTCCGCGATTGGGGACCGGCCATCAGTCCCTTCAACAGCTTTTTGTTGCTGCAAGGCCTTGAAACCCTGAGCTTGCGCGTGGAGAGACATGCGCAAAATGCGATGGCTCTTGCGTCCTGGTTGCAGGAGCATTCCAGTGTTGCTCATGTGAGCTATCCCGGATTGTCCAACGACCCTTATCACGCAAGTGCCAAGCGCTATCTCACCAACCGTGGGATGGGCTGCATGCTGATGTTCTCCTTAAAGGGTGGCTACGACGATGCGGTGCGTTTCATCGACAGTCTCAAGTTGGCCAGCCATCTCGCCAATGTGGGCGACTCCAAGACGCTGGTGATTCACCCAGCCTCCACGACCCATCAGCAGCTCAGTGCTGATGAACAAGCTTCAGCTGGTGTGACTCCCACCATGGTGCGCGTGTCTGTCGGTTTGGAACATATCGATGACATCAAGGCTGATTTTGAGCAGGCGCTGGCGAGCTGA
- a CDS encoding homoserine O-succinyltransferase, which translates to MALILPRNYHKITAVERNRISWIEPEQAERQDIRPLRIGILNIMPLGKQYEFNLLHPLGLSVLQIEPIWIRLQSHAYRSWDQAHLNQHYVSWEEAQSQRPLDGLIITGAPVEHLAFEDVTYWPELVELIKEARHSCASTLGLCWAGFALAYLAGVNKVTFDRKLFGVFPMRSLVPGHPLMGTQDDQFLCPQSRHAGLPDAAMESAQRQGRLRLLAHGEKVGYTIFETPDQRQLMHLGHPEYNVGRLQGEMERDRARGDVPPPENFDADHPRTLWRSHRNLLFQQWLWFCYHRVSLQS; encoded by the coding sequence ATGGCACTCATACTTCCTAGGAACTATCACAAGATCACCGCTGTTGAACGGAACCGGATCTCTTGGATTGAACCTGAACAAGCCGAGCGTCAGGACATCCGGCCCCTGCGCATTGGCATTCTCAACATCATGCCCCTAGGGAAGCAGTACGAATTCAACCTTTTGCATCCTCTGGGCCTTTCGGTTCTTCAGATTGAACCGATTTGGATTCGTCTTCAATCGCATGCCTACCGAAGTTGGGACCAGGCCCATCTCAACCAGCATTATGTGAGTTGGGAGGAGGCTCAGTCCCAGCGCCCATTGGATGGATTAATCATTACCGGTGCTCCAGTGGAACACCTGGCATTTGAGGACGTCACCTATTGGCCAGAATTGGTTGAGCTGATTAAGGAAGCTCGTCACTCTTGTGCCAGCACTCTGGGCCTCTGTTGGGCTGGGTTTGCTCTGGCCTATCTCGCTGGAGTGAACAAGGTGACGTTCGATCGGAAATTGTTTGGGGTGTTTCCGATGCGCAGTCTTGTGCCTGGTCATCCGCTCATGGGAACGCAGGATGATCAATTTCTCTGTCCCCAAAGCCGTCATGCGGGTTTGCCGGATGCGGCGATGGAATCGGCGCAACGCCAGGGGCGACTGAGGCTTTTAGCCCATGGAGAGAAGGTGGGGTACACCATTTTTGAGACGCCAGATCAGCGTCAGCTCATGCATCTTGGCCATCCCGAATACAACGTCGGGAGGCTGCAAGGGGAAATGGAGCGCGATCGCGCCCGTGGTGATGTTCCACCGCCTGAAAACTTTGACGCGGATCACCCGAGAACGCTCTGGCGTTCCCATCGCAATTTGCTCTTCCAGCAGTGGTTGTGGTTCTGCTACCACCGTGTGAGTCTGCAGTCCTAA